Proteins encoded together in one Bactrocera neohumeralis isolate Rockhampton chromosome 4, APGP_CSIRO_Bneo_wtdbg2-racon-allhic-juicebox.fasta_v2, whole genome shotgun sequence window:
- the LOC126757510 gene encoding odorant receptor 88a — MAPQQEGFGAKSKLCAIDDLCAIEHPYQRYLGLKYVEFKRVNGRFVIPKSNILNFWLFLAVVDCTGNVIKTAIAINDRDVTKAQEVFAVFGMGLVMTMRGFMLGLNRGKILKMYNAIDRIFPRSEHLQQHMEVEKVHYYLKKRFFYLHTFLTVSVCGFIFMPFVKFMAFHGFKSDAPVSEEFHVNASWLPFGVKDKVSTYPYIYVYELFLATAASHMLVVWDQIFVILISQLCMYYEYLGKLLAEMNVQDTMDPTKADGVYKQLHDYIYIHQYLNNLAVELNDLFNFSILSSDAGIAISICFNVVLITEGKNNLQIINYTIPLFVEVWLIYDASKWGTMLETVTARINERIYEQQWYDSSVRFGKYTLMWIQSTNEPFRLTVFNMFYVNMKHFQDMMMLAYQLLTFLKAKG, encoded by the exons ATGGCGCCGCAGCAGGAAGGGTTTGGCGCGAAATCGAAACTTTGCGCAATCGATGATCTCTGCGCCATTGAGCATCCGTATCAACGTTATCTCGGCCTTAAATACGTAGAATTTAAGCGTGTTAATGGACGTTTCGTAATACCGAAATCAAATATACTAAACTTTTGGCTATTTCTGGCAGTGGTGGACTGCACGGGTAATGTCATTAAGACTGCCATAGCCATCAACGACAGGGATGTCACTAAAGCACAGGAAGTCTTCGCCGTTTTCGGCATGGGCTTGGTAATGACGATGCGTGGCTTTATGTTGGGACTAAATCGTGGTAAAATCTTGAAAATGTACAATGCTATCGATCGTATATTTCCACGTAGCGAACATCTGCAGCAACATATGGAAGTCGAGAAAGtgcattattatttaaaaaaacgtttCTTCTACCTCCATACGTTTTTGACGGTTTCCGTGTGCGGCTTCATCTTTATGCCGTTTGTGAAATTTATGGCATTTCACGGTTTCAAATCAGACGCGCCTGTGAGCGAAGAATTTCATGTGAATGCTTCGTGGTTACCGTTTGGCGTCAAAGATAAGGTTTCTACTTATCCctacatatacgtatatgaaCTGTTTCTAGCTACGGCAGCGTCTCATATGCTAGTCGTTTGGGATCAAATATTTGTGATTTTAATTTcacagttatgtatgtattacgAGTATTTGGGTAAACTTTTGGCGGAAATGAATGTGCAGGATACAATGGATCCCACAAAGGCGGATGGAGTCTACAAGCAGCTACAcgactacatatatatacatcaaTATCTCAATAA TTTGGCCGTCGAATTGAAtgacttgtttaatttttcaatattatcttCGGATGCGGGCATCGCTATATCCATATGTTTCAATGTGGTTCTAATTACCGAGGGTAAAAACAATTTGCAAATCATAAATTACACTATACCATTATTCGTAGAGGTTTGGTTGATCTACGATGCCTCCAAGTGGGGTACCATGCTGGAGACAGTG aCTGCCCGCATAAATGAAAGAATCTACGAACAGCAGTGGTATGACAGCTCGGTACGTTTTGGCAAATATACGTTGATGTGGATACAAAGCACGAATGAACCGTTCAGATTAACTGTTTTTAATATGTTCTATGTCAATATGAAGCATTTCCAAGAC aTGATGATGTTAGCTTATCAATTGCTCACTTTTTTGAAGGCAAAAGGTTAA